The following are encoded in a window of Pseudomonas sp. St316 genomic DNA:
- a CDS encoding PP2C family serine/threonine-protein phosphatase has protein sequence MEACPWYSAARTDPGKARSRNEDAFLDCPQQGMWAVADGMGGHFGGDIASQMIVANLTELPLYRDLGERSKAVRQCLRWTNRRLSQELTVTEEHSGIIGSTVVALLLEGNRGVCIWAGDSRCYLSRDRRLYQLTKDHSLQQQLIDRQHISRDEACAHPAAKALTRAVGAAPELTLEVLELDVHPGDTFLLCSDGLYQGLGTETLCRALGLASPRRVLERLFDDVLSGAARDNLTAVVVRP, from the coding sequence ATGGAGGCCTGTCCCTGGTACAGCGCCGCACGTACGGACCCTGGCAAGGCCCGGTCACGAAATGAGGATGCTTTTCTCGACTGTCCACAACAGGGAATGTGGGCGGTGGCCGACGGCATGGGGGGCCACTTTGGCGGTGACATCGCCAGCCAGATGATCGTTGCCAACCTGACGGAACTGCCATTGTACCGGGACTTGGGAGAACGTTCGAAAGCGGTGCGTCAATGCCTGCGCTGGACCAACCGAAGACTGAGCCAGGAGCTTACCGTCACCGAAGAGCATTCCGGCATTATCGGCAGCACAGTGGTAGCACTGCTGCTGGAAGGAAACCGCGGGGTCTGCATCTGGGCTGGGGACAGCCGTTGTTACCTTTCGCGCGATCGACGATTGTACCAACTGACCAAAGACCACTCACTGCAACAGCAACTGATCGACAGGCAACACATCAGCCGAGATGAGGCCTGTGCCCACCCTGCGGCCAAGGCACTGACCCGCGCGGTCGGTGCCGCGCCGGAGTTGACGCTGGAGGTACTGGAGTTGGATGTTCACCCGGGTGATACGTTTTTGCTGTGCAGTGACGGCTTGTACCAAGGCCTTGGCACAGAAACCCTTTGCAGAGCCTTGGGCCTGGCTTCGCCCCGTAGGGTGTTGGAGCGTCTCTTTGACGACGTTCTGAGCGGCGCGGCGCGGGATAACCTGACGGCCGTGGTGGTTCGCCCGTGA
- a CDS encoding PAAR domain-containing protein yields the protein MDAQAAARLGDEIAHGFGLAAMVAGAVAGALIGAAVVAATVATGGVALAIMAGSIAAGGLSMFQIVKGLSTIFNLPEPTTGALIMGSFNVYINDRNAMRAGEDVSSSCTGLPMNHPIWPFPVLIAEGSATVFINGKPAARLHSKMVCGAHIKTGSPNTFIGGPTVSVAFVLDLEGWMHTGLEALGMLAMGGAAILAAMAGVAALVGFVVIGGTMMAGMALLGDLGDRLGPGYRDLLQGVAGMALLGLGPKMAKIGAAPKPRTVSFKPGHTSDDIAGIPKFSRPKDPADYLEASYIDKHLKVFQDEGGAFLFTPDDIANPMYQTFSPNKYVMAKSDLHGVVAEFKKTGDVSLLESALGYDPGSLAGKEVYMMDLSNPKVVMPTGNEYGANPLWRPGGLTHPGGMREAVMDNVGIPHQNDINFLLANPDVVRIQ from the coding sequence ATGGATGCACAGGCAGCAGCACGTCTGGGTGACGAAATAGCCCATGGCTTCGGATTGGCCGCGATGGTCGCCGGAGCCGTGGCCGGTGCCTTGATCGGCGCCGCGGTCGTTGCCGCGACCGTCGCCACGGGCGGCGTTGCGCTGGCGATCATGGCCGGCTCGATTGCGGCTGGCGGCTTGTCGATGTTCCAGATCGTCAAGGGCCTTTCCACCATCTTCAACCTGCCCGAGCCGACCACGGGGGCGTTGATAATGGGCAGCTTCAACGTCTACATCAACGACCGCAACGCCATGAGGGCGGGCGAAGACGTTTCGTCTTCCTGCACCGGGCTGCCGATGAACCATCCGATCTGGCCTTTCCCGGTGCTGATCGCCGAAGGCAGCGCCACGGTCTTCATCAACGGCAAACCGGCGGCGCGCTTGCACAGCAAAATGGTCTGCGGTGCCCACATCAAGACCGGCAGCCCGAATACGTTCATCGGTGGGCCGACGGTGTCGGTGGCGTTTGTCCTGGATCTTGAAGGGTGGATGCATACCGGGTTGGAAGCGTTGGGAATGTTGGCCATGGGGGGCGCAGCGATTCTTGCCGCCATGGCTGGCGTGGCCGCTTTAGTCGGTTTCGTGGTGATCGGCGGCACGATGATGGCAGGCATGGCCTTGCTGGGGGATCTGGGGGATCGCTTGGGGCCGGGTTACCGGGATCTGCTGCAGGGCGTCGCGGGAATGGCGCTTCTGGGCCTGGGGCCGAAGATGGCGAAAATCGGGGCTGCGCCGAAACCCCGCACGGTGAGCTTCAAACCGGGCCACACGTCGGACGATATCGCCGGGATACCCAAGTTCAGCCGCCCGAAGGACCCTGCCGATTACCTCGAGGCGTCCTATATCGACAAGCACCTCAAAGTCTTCCAGGATGAAGGCGGCGCGTTCCTGTTTACGCCCGATGATATCGCCAACCCCATGTATCAGACCTTCAGCCCTAATAAATACGTCATGGCAAAGTCAGATCTGCACGGTGTGGTGGCTGAATTCAAAAAGACCGGCGACGTTTCACTTCTGGAGTCTGCCTTGGGCTATGACCCGGGCAGCCTGGCCGGCAAGGAGGTCTACATGATGGACTTGAGCAACCCCAAGGTGGTCATGCCAACCGGCAACGAATATGGGGCGAACCCGCTCTGGCGTCCTGGCGGCCTGACCCATCCTGGCGGTATGCGCGAAGCGGTCATGGACAATGTGGGCATCCCGCATCAGAACGACATCAATTTCCTGCTCGCGAACCCGGATGTAGTGAGAATCCAATGA
- a CDS encoding RHS repeat-associated core domain-containing protein: protein MSDALWAARLGDALNHTSMMADILGGVLEVAANIAITALATAAVVAATGITVVTGGLGCFVLGLVVGTVVGLAMSKTGADKGLSNLCEGIGNALFPPTVQANILTGSKDTLTNNIPAARAAGAIESHVAPAGTELQAPTPEEEPSYLDMAGEFFSQMWRPTVAVPAPGAVPKPEDLVICTKHPPMPPQFMAEGSDKVTINGQPAVRSGDRSTCDATVVSAGLISPNVTIGGGSVVVREIRSGKTPGVGLAVTALLMLKGGKGKFFSKLPCMLVGGAVSMAASSAANAAANAAMGSSNPVHAATGAKVLGGDEDLDFVLPGLLPIDWQRVYNSRDERRDTLFGAGWSVAYEVCVEILPHPEGGETLVYTDEQGRPIDMGSIPLGGAVFSAGEGLAVRRHVSGQLLIESDDGLYRLFEPSPTNPSHLRLSQLGDRNDNRIHLDYDDAGRLVRLRDTFDLVQVELVREQERVTQIERLYPDQPREVLVSYTYDALGSLTEVRDATGQVQRRFRYDAGQRMVEHQLPTGLHCFYEWALIDDQEWRVVRHWTDEGDAYQFDYDLTAGTTRITDSLQRVSTRQWNSQHQITQFSDNLGQTWLFQWNDERQLLSATDPQGGSYAYAYDEAGNLSQSSDPLGRIESVLWLDHWSLPLVETDAAGNNWRYEYNRRGNCIRETDPLGLVTRYRYNAHGQITEIVDPAGKSNTLRWNTLGRLAEHIDCSGYSTKFSYDHRGYLQVITDALGERTVYEHDSRGRLLRYQLPDGRVEQYVRDASGQLSHYIDASGHTTVYQRDGRGQVRQRIDTLGRSVQFSYDAYGRLQALTNENGESYRFAWDAGDRMIEQQDLDGSARRYAYDGLNNAIAEAHHPAPFGNGMALVSNVPIEPIIHHLERDAAGRLIGKVTVDGRTEYTYDAVDQLIAVTFTDPQGNQQNLSFAYDALGQLLEEQSSAGRLRHQYDELGSLIQTQLPDGRQLNRLYYGSGHLHQLNIDGQLISDFERDRLHREVLRTQGRLITRSEYDRGGRVRSRLLRHADQSTLLPPVAQKKFNYDPNDNLISRLEQTPSGDRQRLLHYDATGRILASQDNVQGPSETFAYDAAANLLDGPQLGAGLVVHNKLLTYQDKRYRYDAFGRMIEKRSGGHLVQRFAYDAEHRLIEVHNRSGSRDTVVRMTYDPLGRRTAKIEHDSRGYPLGETRFIWDGLRLLQEQKNSQRSVYLYDTNSHEPIARVDGIGAQQNIHYYHNDQNGLPEQLSDAKGDIVWQARYRVWGNTFEEIREPHYVEEQNLRFQGQYLDRETGLHYNTFRFYDPDIGRFTTPDPIELLGGVNLYQFAPNPLGWIDPWGWSCHGNSKTSRKPQHGYEIVDTRTGKVAKTGVSGGKIKTNGKSVRAETQVRKWNNEPGNTGRYESRVIKKVPAGPGARWKIEHWERRNANRRRQELDPARHSRP, encoded by the coding sequence ATGTCTGACGCGCTCTGGGCCGCCCGCCTGGGCGATGCACTGAACCACACCTCGATGATGGCCGACATCCTTGGCGGCGTATTGGAGGTGGCGGCCAACATTGCGATCACCGCCCTGGCGACCGCCGCCGTGGTCGCGGCCACGGGCATCACCGTCGTCACCGGCGGCCTGGGCTGCTTCGTCCTCGGCCTGGTGGTGGGCACCGTCGTCGGCCTTGCGATGAGCAAGACCGGGGCCGACAAAGGCCTGAGCAATTTATGCGAGGGCATCGGCAACGCCCTCTTTCCGCCCACGGTGCAGGCCAACATCCTCACCGGCTCCAAGGACACCCTCACCAACAACATTCCGGCCGCCCGCGCCGCCGGAGCGATTGAATCCCACGTTGCCCCGGCCGGCACCGAGCTGCAAGCGCCCACGCCTGAAGAAGAACCCAGCTACCTGGACATGGCCGGGGAGTTCTTCTCGCAGATGTGGCGCCCTACCGTCGCCGTGCCCGCTCCCGGCGCCGTGCCCAAGCCGGAAGACCTGGTCATCTGCACCAAGCATCCGCCGATGCCACCGCAGTTCATGGCCGAAGGTTCGGACAAAGTCACCATCAACGGCCAGCCCGCCGTACGCAGCGGCGACCGCAGCACCTGCGATGCGACGGTGGTCTCGGCCGGGCTGATCTCGCCCAACGTGACCATTGGCGGCGGCTCGGTGGTGGTGCGCGAGATTCGCAGCGGCAAGACCCCGGGCGTCGGCCTGGCGGTCACCGCACTGCTGATGCTCAAGGGCGGCAAGGGCAAGTTCTTCAGCAAGTTGCCGTGCATGCTGGTCGGCGGCGCGGTGTCCATGGCCGCCAGCAGCGCGGCGAACGCGGCCGCCAACGCCGCCATGGGTTCGTCGAACCCGGTGCATGCCGCCACGGGCGCCAAGGTACTGGGCGGTGACGAGGACCTGGATTTCGTTTTGCCCGGCCTCCTGCCGATTGACTGGCAGCGCGTGTACAACAGCCGCGACGAACGCCGCGACACGTTGTTCGGCGCCGGCTGGAGCGTGGCCTACGAAGTCTGCGTCGAGATCCTGCCCCACCCGGAGGGCGGCGAAACCCTGGTCTACACCGACGAACAGGGCCGGCCCATCGACATGGGCTCCATCCCCTTGGGCGGCGCGGTGTTCAGCGCCGGCGAAGGTTTGGCCGTGCGCCGTCATGTGAGCGGGCAATTGCTGATCGAAAGCGACGACGGCCTGTACCGTTTGTTCGAACCGTCGCCCACCAACCCATCACACCTGCGCCTGAGCCAACTGGGTGACCGCAACGACAACCGCATCCACCTCGACTACGACGACGCCGGACGCCTGGTGCGGCTGCGCGATACGTTCGATCTGGTGCAGGTCGAGCTGGTGCGCGAACAGGAACGCGTCACCCAGATCGAACGCCTCTACCCCGACCAACCCCGGGAAGTGCTGGTCAGCTACACCTACGACGCCTTGGGCAGCCTGACTGAAGTACGCGACGCCACCGGCCAGGTGCAACGGCGCTTCCGCTATGACGCCGGGCAAAGGATGGTCGAGCACCAGTTGCCCACCGGCCTGCACTGCTTCTACGAATGGGCCTTGATCGACGACCAGGAATGGCGCGTGGTGCGGCATTGGACCGACGAAGGCGACGCCTACCAGTTCGACTATGACCTCACCGCCGGCACCACCCGCATCACTGACAGCCTGCAGCGGGTCAGCACCCGGCAATGGAACAGCCAGCACCAGATCACCCAATTCAGCGACAACCTCGGCCAGACGTGGCTGTTCCAGTGGAACGATGAGCGCCAGTTGCTCAGTGCCACCGATCCACAGGGCGGGAGCTACGCATATGCTTATGACGAGGCTGGCAATCTCAGCCAATCCAGTGACCCGCTCGGGCGCATTGAGTCCGTCTTATGGCTCGATCATTGGTCGTTACCGCTAGTAGAAACCGACGCCGCCGGCAACAACTGGCGATACGAATACAATCGCCGTGGCAATTGCATTCGCGAAACGGACCCTTTGGGCCTCGTCACCCGCTATCGCTACAACGCTCACGGCCAGATCACAGAAATTGTCGACCCCGCCGGCAAAAGCAACACCTTGCGCTGGAACACCCTGGGGCGTCTGGCTGAACATATTGACTGCTCCGGGTATTCGACAAAGTTCAGCTATGACCATCGCGGCTATCTACAAGTCATCACAGATGCGCTTGGCGAACGCACAGTCTATGAACATGACTCCCGTGGCCGCCTGCTGCGTTACCAGTTGCCCGATGGCCGCGTCGAGCAATACGTGCGCGACGCAAGCGGCCAACTCTCCCACTACATTGATGCGTCCGGCCACACCACCGTCTATCAGCGTGATGGTCGCGGGCAAGTTCGCCAACGCATCGACACCCTCGGACGGTCGGTTCAATTCAGCTACGACGCTTATGGACGCCTCCAGGCCCTAACCAACGAAAATGGGGAAAGCTATCGATTCGCCTGGGACGCTGGCGACAGGATGATCGAGCAACAAGACCTGGATGGCAGCGCTCGACGTTATGCCTACGATGGGCTGAATAACGCCATTGCCGAGGCCCACCACCCTGCCCCTTTTGGCAACGGTATGGCGCTGGTATCCAACGTACCGATAGAGCCCATCATTCATCACCTTGAACGAGATGCTGCCGGGCGGCTGATTGGCAAAGTGACGGTAGACGGCCGAACCGAGTACACCTACGACGCAGTGGACCAACTCATTGCCGTCACCTTTACAGACCCTCAGGGCAACCAACAGAACCTGAGCTTCGCCTACGACGCCCTCGGCCAACTGCTGGAAGAGCAAAGTTCGGCTGGCCGCTTGCGGCATCAATACGATGAGCTGGGCAGCCTGATACAAACGCAGCTACCTGACGGTCGTCAACTCAATCGGCTTTATTACGGCAGCGGCCATCTGCACCAGCTCAACATTGACGGCCAACTGATCAGTGATTTCGAGCGCGATCGATTGCACCGTGAAGTCCTTCGCACTCAGGGACGACTCATCACCCGTAGCGAATATGACCGGGGCGGACGTGTGCGTTCGCGCCTGCTACGTCATGCGGACCAGTCGACACTATTGCCGCCCGTGGCGCAGAAAAAATTCAACTACGACCCCAACGACAATCTGATCAGTCGCCTCGAGCAGACGCCCAGCGGTGATCGCCAACGGCTGCTGCACTACGATGCGACGGGGCGCATTCTCGCCAGCCAAGACAATGTCCAAGGCCCGAGCGAAACCTTCGCCTACGATGCTGCCGCCAACTTGCTAGATGGCCCACAACTCGGCGCCGGGCTGGTGGTGCATAACAAATTACTGACCTATCAGGACAAGCGTTATCGTTACGATGCCTTTGGCCGGATGATCGAAAAACGCAGCGGTGGCCATCTGGTGCAACGCTTTGCCTACGATGCCGAACACCGTTTGATCGAGGTGCATAACCGCAGTGGTTCTCGAGATACGGTCGTCAGGATGACCTATGACCCACTGGGTCGTCGGACGGCAAAAATCGAACATGACAGTCGTGGTTATCCACTGGGTGAAACACGCTTCATATGGGACGGTTTGCGGCTGCTTCAAGAACAAAAAAACAGCCAGCGCAGCGTCTATCTCTATGACACGAACAGCCACGAGCCCATCGCCCGAGTGGATGGCATCGGTGCTCAACAGAATATTCACTACTATCACAATGATCAGAACGGGTTACCCGAGCAGCTCTCGGACGCCAAGGGCGACATCGTTTGGCAAGCGCGCTACCGCGTGTGGGGCAACACCTTTGAGGAAATACGTGAGCCTCACTACGTCGAAGAACAGAACCTGCGCTTCCAAGGCCAGTACCTGGACCGAGAGACAGGCCTGCACTACAACACGTTTCGTTTTTACGACCCGGATATCGGGCGATTCACGACACCCGATCCCATTGAACTGCTGGGCGGAGTCAACCTCTATCAATTCGCTCCCAACCCGCTCGGCTGGATAGACCCGTGGGGCTGGTCCTGCCACGGCAACTCGAAAACCAGTCGCAAACCGCAACATGGTTACGAGATCGTGGACACGCGCACGGGTAAAGTCGCCAAAACCGGCGTGAGTGGCGGCAAGATAAAAACAAACGGAAAATCCGTTCGCGCCGAGACCCAGGTGAGGAAATGGAACAACGAACCGGGGAACACGGGACGTTACGAATCCAGAGTCATCAAAAAAGTGCCGGCCGGCCCAGGTGCTCGTTGGAAAATCGAGCATTGGGAGCGAAGAAACGCGAATAGACGCAGGCAGGAACTAGACCCAGCGAGGCATTCAAGACCATGA
- a CDS encoding DcrB-related protein, whose amino-acid sequence MTYRLNEFQLQLPPSELLDATINILKFPELGTSLIVSRSLLAEGETLQSNLDDQLKRLEKQVQQLRCQPGATVRVGAHQEVEAIELRSQFNKGNEKVFQYQLALVLPGTRKMLALSYVKAEKLGDAEAAHWATIKGSLVFDTPS is encoded by the coding sequence ATGACTTATCGCCTCAATGAATTCCAGCTCCAGCTGCCGCCAAGCGAGTTGCTGGACGCGACGATCAACATTCTCAAGTTCCCCGAGTTGGGCACCTCCTTGATCGTCAGCCGCAGCCTGCTGGCCGAGGGCGAAACCCTGCAAAGCAACCTCGACGACCAGCTCAAGCGCCTGGAAAAACAGGTCCAGCAACTGCGCTGCCAACCGGGCGCCACCGTGCGCGTGGGCGCCCACCAGGAAGTCGAGGCCATCGAGTTGCGCAGCCAATTCAACAAGGGCAACGAAAAGGTTTTCCAATATCAGCTCGCGCTGGTACTGCCCGGCACTCGCAAGATGCTTGCCCTGAGCTATGTCAAAGCCGAGAAACTGGGCGATGCCGAAGCGGCGCATTGGGCGACGATCAAGGGTTCGCTGGTGTTTGACACCCCATCCTGA
- a CDS encoding serine/threonine-protein kinase has product MVTSTQRCISETPDILAGRYRLERLLGAGGMGVVYRARDLLHEQYADPDPYLALKMLSEAFDESPDASALLYSEFALTRRLHHPNILRPYAFEVDAPQRRAFITMELMRGLTLDKLLCERPLGLPWPELKAIAVPLLDALAYAHSRGVLHGDMKPSNIMLSEEGLRLFDFGLGLTEEGHSQRLPNLNRERLNAWTPGYAAPELLEGAPLSAAADVYGAACVLYELASGKHPFRRLPSTQARDARLERSLKAPRSLPRRCWPALRMALTFDPGQRRMGAARLRDALGGVSSWW; this is encoded by the coding sequence GTGGTGACATCCACCCAGCGTTGCATCAGCGAAACACCGGATATACTCGCAGGGCGCTATCGCCTGGAGCGCTTGCTTGGTGCTGGCGGCATGGGTGTTGTTTACCGCGCGCGGGATCTGCTGCATGAACAGTACGCTGATCCTGACCCGTACCTTGCCTTGAAAATGCTCAGTGAAGCATTCGACGAGTCACCCGATGCGAGTGCGCTGCTCTATAGCGAATTCGCTCTGACGCGACGATTGCATCATCCGAATATTTTGCGCCCCTACGCCTTCGAAGTGGATGCACCCCAACGACGGGCCTTCATCACCATGGAGCTGATGCGTGGCCTGACCTTGGACAAACTACTGTGCGAACGCCCCCTCGGGTTACCTTGGCCTGAGCTGAAAGCTATAGCTGTGCCGCTGCTCGATGCCCTGGCTTACGCCCACAGCCGTGGCGTACTGCACGGCGACATGAAACCGAGCAACATCATGTTGAGCGAAGAAGGCCTGCGCCTGTTCGATTTCGGTTTGGGCCTGACCGAGGAAGGGCATTCGCAGCGTCTGCCAAATCTGAATCGTGAACGTCTTAACGCTTGGACGCCCGGTTATGCGGCGCCTGAACTGCTTGAAGGTGCGCCTCTGTCAGCGGCTGCCGACGTCTATGGCGCGGCTTGCGTTCTATATGAACTGGCGAGCGGCAAACACCCATTCCGACGCTTACCTTCCACCCAGGCGCGCGATGCCCGGTTGGAACGCTCACTCAAGGCGCCGCGCAGTCTGCCCAGGCGTTGCTGGCCGGCGCTGCGAATGGCACTGACGTTTGATCCGGGGCAGCGGCGCATGGGTGCGGCTCGGTTGCGTGATGCTTTGGGTGGTGTTTCGTCCTGGTGGTAA
- a CDS encoding type VI secretion system Vgr family protein: MLFNQATRLAKITSPLGPEVLLLKDMGGGEELGRLFNYELQLHSLDNAIDLNQLLGKPMCVSLQLDGGGERYFHGIVARCSQNVDQGQFASYQATLRPWLWLLTRTSDCRIFQNLTIPQIIKQVFRDLGFSDFEDALSRPYREWEYCVQYRETSFDFVSRLMEQEGIYYFFRHEQGRHVLVLADAYGAHTTAPGYGSVPYYPKNEQQRERDHIHDWHLAQEVQPGSLELNDYDFQRPSARIDVRSAMPRPHTAGDYPLYDYPGTYVQSADGEHYARTRIEALQTLHEQVELAGNARGLGSGHLFSLTGFSRQDQNREYLIVGARYYLSQESGETGGGAPTAQFESSLTCIDAQQSYRPLATTHRPIVKGPQTALVVGPKGEEIWTDQFGRVKVHFYWDRHDQSNENSSCWIRVSQSWAGKNWGSMQIPRIGQEVIVSFLEGDPDRPIITGRVYNAEQTVPYDLPANATQSGMKSRSSKGGTPANFNEIRMEDKKGAEQLYIHAERNQDIVVEVDESHSVGHDRNKSIGHNETVTIGNNRLRIVKQEDILSVGQRKTDSISQSYVIEVGENLRLVCGESILELNASGQINLTGVQISFYASGDAEFNTGGVLHLNNGGGPGATPDGQGVKGSIDANISAAFPKG, translated from the coding sequence ATGCTATTCAACCAAGCCACACGCCTGGCCAAGATCACCAGCCCCCTGGGACCTGAGGTGCTGTTGCTCAAAGACATGGGCGGTGGCGAAGAATTAGGAAGGCTGTTCAACTACGAGTTGCAACTGCACTCGCTGGACAACGCCATCGACCTCAACCAGTTGCTCGGCAAGCCCATGTGCGTGAGCCTGCAGCTCGATGGCGGTGGTGAGCGGTATTTCCATGGCATCGTCGCCCGTTGCAGCCAGAACGTCGACCAGGGCCAGTTCGCCAGTTATCAGGCCACGCTTCGGCCGTGGTTGTGGCTGCTGACCCGCACCTCCGATTGCCGGATTTTCCAGAACCTGACCATTCCGCAGATCATCAAACAGGTGTTCCGCGACCTGGGTTTTTCCGATTTCGAAGACGCCTTGAGTCGCCCCTACCGCGAGTGGGAATACTGCGTGCAGTATCGCGAGACCAGCTTCGATTTCGTCAGCCGCCTGATGGAACAGGAAGGCATCTACTACTTCTTCCGCCATGAACAGGGCCGGCATGTGCTGGTGCTGGCGGATGCCTATGGTGCCCACACCACGGCCCCCGGCTACGGCTCGGTGCCGTACTACCCGAAGAACGAGCAGCAACGCGAGCGCGACCACATCCACGACTGGCACCTGGCCCAGGAAGTCCAGCCCGGTTCGCTGGAGCTCAACGACTACGACTTCCAGCGCCCCAGCGCGCGCATCGACGTGCGTTCGGCCATGCCGCGCCCACACACCGCTGGCGACTATCCGCTCTACGATTACCCCGGCACCTACGTGCAAAGCGCCGACGGCGAGCACTACGCCCGCACGCGCATCGAGGCCTTGCAGACCCTGCATGAGCAAGTCGAACTGGCCGGCAATGCCCGAGGCCTGGGCTCGGGGCATCTGTTCAGCCTCACCGGCTTCAGCCGCCAGGACCAGAACCGCGAATACCTGATCGTCGGCGCTCGCTATTACCTGTCCCAGGAAAGCGGCGAAACCGGTGGCGGCGCGCCAACCGCGCAATTCGAAAGCAGCCTGACCTGCATCGACGCCCAGCAAAGCTATCGCCCACTGGCGACGACTCATCGCCCGATCGTCAAGGGCCCGCAGACTGCCTTGGTGGTCGGCCCCAAGGGCGAGGAAATCTGGACCGACCAATTCGGCCGGGTGAAGGTGCATTTCTACTGGGACCGGCACGACCAATCCAACGAGAACAGCTCATGCTGGATTCGGGTGTCGCAATCCTGGGCCGGGAAAAACTGGGGCTCGATGCAAATTCCGCGCATCGGCCAGGAAGTGATCGTCAGCTTCCTCGAAGGCGACCCGGACCGGCCAATCATCACCGGCCGCGTGTACAACGCCGAACAGACCGTGCCCTACGACCTGCCCGCAAACGCGACCCAGAGCGGCATGAAAAGCCGTTCGAGCAAGGGCGGCACGCCAGCGAATTTCAACGAAATCCGCATGGAAGACAAGAAAGGCGCCGAGCAGTTGTACATCCATGCCGAGCGCAACCAGGACATCGTAGTCGAGGTGGATGAGAGCCACTCGGTGGGCCACGACCGCAACAAAAGCATCGGCCACAACGAAACGGTGACCATCGGCAACAACCGCCTGCGCATCGTCAAGCAGGAGGACATCCTCTCGGTGGGCCAGCGCAAGACCGACAGCATCAGCCAGAGTTACGTTATCGAAGTGGGCGAGAACCTGCGCCTGGTGTGCGGTGAAAGCATCCTGGAGCTCAACGCCAGCGGCCAGATCAACCTGACCGGCGTGCAGATCAGCTTCTACGCCAGCGGCGATGCCGAGTTCAACACCGGCGGCGTGCTGCACCTGAACAACGGCGGCGGCCCCGGTGCCACGCCGGACGGCCAAGGCGTCAAGGGCAGCATCGATGCCAACATCAGCGCCGCGTTCCCCAAGGGCTAA
- a CDS encoding DcrB-related protein, with translation MTSYRIQEADLEIPDAWQDQSINIFKLPAVGPAKEASFVISRDASQGDAPFAEYVDRQLKSAEQQLPGFKLVQRWDTVLQGHTTTLLDYTWQREGRELMLRQVFIERKPSVLITTLTTTPSDFAHHEPAWKLAMHSFKPQPPIA, from the coding sequence GTGACCTCTTACCGCATTCAAGAAGCCGATCTCGAAATCCCCGATGCCTGGCAGGACCAGAGCATCAATATTTTCAAGCTGCCGGCAGTCGGTCCTGCTAAAGAAGCCAGTTTCGTCATCAGCCGCGATGCCAGCCAGGGCGATGCTCCCTTTGCAGAATACGTCGACCGCCAGCTCAAAAGCGCAGAGCAGCAATTGCCGGGCTTCAAGCTGGTTCAGCGTTGGGACACGGTGCTGCAGGGCCACACCACCACGTTGCTGGATTACACCTGGCAACGCGAAGGGCGCGAACTGATGCTGCGCCAGGTGTTCATCGAGCGTAAGCCGTCGGTGCTGATCACCACCTTGACCACCACACCGAGTGATTTCGCCCATCATGAGCCGGCCTGGAAGCTGGCGATGCATTCGTTCAAGCCACAGCCGCCCATCGCCTGA